Proteins co-encoded in one Campylobacter concisus genomic window:
- a CDS encoding NAD(P)/FAD-dependent oxidoreductase, translating into MKGLQRRDTLKLMGAAGLAASMSGCSVTGGENDDINSKIVIMGAGLSGIALAAKLRRDTPNAKVILVDKDEKFYYQPGFTLIAVGIYEASDVVYEKADYIPQGTEWIRKNVSEIKPEANLLVLDDGSELGYDYLIVASGVEYDFEAVKGLSLEDINDTSGNISSVYTLQGAVKSNELMKKFSQNGGAAVFCDQKTPMKCSGANKKVTCMSEDRLRLAGNRDKGSVNLYVGGGKLFGDPTYAAAMTQIMIKRKIKFNLRHQIVAVDKSSNTATFEFWTAYRQNGEDKIASELIDVKYDWLHLPPKQKGSEILARAGLTKEGDKLNFLAVDKYSLQSTKFKNIFGIGDICGFAAGKTGASVRKMYPILAKNLADTIKGREPSEKFTGYTACPFITKYGKAIMVEFDWEGTAPTLECFGATRESYMSWLVKIYGFKPMVMNGMLKALA; encoded by the coding sequence ATGAAAGGACTGCAAAGAAGAGACACTTTAAAGCTAATGGGGGCCGCGGGACTAGCCGCGAGTATGAGCGGTTGCTCGGTAACGGGTGGCGAAAACGACGATATAAATTCTAAAATCGTCATAATGGGCGCGGGACTTAGCGGTATCGCGTTGGCGGCTAAACTTAGAAGAGATACGCCTAACGCCAAGGTAATTCTCGTGGATAAAGACGAGAAATTTTACTACCAGCCGGGCTTTACGCTAATCGCCGTCGGAATTTACGAAGCTAGCGACGTCGTTTACGAAAAAGCGGATTATATCCCGCAAGGAACCGAGTGGATACGCAAAAACGTATCGGAGATAAAGCCCGAAGCCAATCTGCTCGTTTTAGACGACGGGAGCGAGCTAGGGTATGATTATCTAATCGTAGCAAGCGGCGTGGAATACGACTTTGAAGCCGTTAAGGGGCTGAGCTTAGAGGATATTAACGATACGAGCGGTAACATATCCTCCGTCTACACTCTACAAGGCGCTGTAAAGAGCAACGAGTTGATGAAAAAATTCTCTCAAAACGGCGGTGCAGCGGTATTTTGCGATCAAAAAACCCCGATGAAATGCAGCGGCGCAAATAAAAAAGTAACTTGCATGAGCGAAGATAGGCTGAGGTTGGCCGGCAATCGCGATAAAGGCAGCGTTAATCTTTACGTCGGAGGCGGCAAACTTTTCGGCGATCCGACTTATGCCGCGGCGATGACTCAAATAATGATAAAAAGAAAGATAAAATTTAATCTTCGCCACCAAATCGTAGCCGTCGATAAAAGCTCAAATACCGCTACTTTCGAGTTTTGGACGGCATATAGACAAAACGGCGAAGATAAAATCGCGTCTGAGCTAATCGACGTAAAATACGACTGGCTTCACCTGCCGCCTAAGCAAAAAGGAAGCGAAATTTTAGCTCGCGCCGGCCTAACCAAAGAGGGCGACAAGCTAAATTTTCTAGCCGTCGATAAATACAGCCTGCAAAGTACAAAATTTAAAAATATATTCGGTATCGGCGATATTTGCGGATTTGCAGCCGGTAAAACGGGGGCTAGCGTTAGGAAAATGTATCCGATCTTAGCTAAAAATTTAGCCGATACGATAAAAGGACGAGAACCTAGCGAGAAATTTACCGGATATACGGCTTGCCCTTTTATCACCAAATACGGCAAGGCCATAATGGTAGAGTTTGACTGGGAGGGAACGGCTCCGACGCTAGAGTGCTTCGGCGCTACTAGAGAGAGCTATATGAGTTGGCTGGTTAAAATTTACGGATTTAAACCTATGGTTATGAACGGAATGCTAAAAGCTTTAGCTTAA
- a CDS encoding Crp/Fnr family transcriptional regulator encodes MLSEELKEILRERFTNNFDLASEDLNAIFANAYLKTVKKGDIFYSGNDCFGFILILKGVLRAFVSSNSKEITIFRLTKDESCVLCDTCSINSLENKVSVEIEQDSEIIVIPARIYKPLKEKYPSILNFTLKIVADRFARTINVMEQALFSPLSARIMNFLSQSIENLNENFIKITHEELANHLGSAREAVSRVLKELERSGQITQSRGEIRLVS; translated from the coding sequence ATGCTAAGCGAAGAGTTAAAAGAAATTTTGCGCGAGAGATTTACGAATAATTTCGATCTAGCAAGCGAGGATCTAAATGCGATCTTTGCTAACGCGTATCTAAAAACCGTAAAAAAGGGCGATATATTTTACTCCGGAAACGATTGCTTCGGATTTATACTTATACTAAAAGGCGTTTTAAGGGCGTTCGTATCGTCTAACTCAAAGGAAATAACGATATTTAGGCTAACTAAAGACGAGAGTTGCGTGTTGTGCGATACGTGTTCTATAAATTCGCTAGAAAATAAAGTAAGCGTCGAAATCGAGCAAGATAGCGAGATCATCGTTATTCCAGCGCGAATTTACAAACCTCTTAAAGAAAAATATCCGAGCATTTTAAATTTTACTCTAAAAATCGTAGCCGATCGGTTTGCCAGAACGATAAACGTTATGGAGCAGGCTTTGTTTTCGCCGCTTTCGGCGCGGATTATGAATTTTTTATCCCAAAGCATCGAAAATCTAAACGAAAATTTTATAAAAATAACTCACGAAGAACTGGCGAATCATCTAGGAAGCGCTAGAGAAGCGGTATCTAGGGTGTTAAAAGAGCTTGAGAGAAGCGGGCAAATAACGCAAAGCCGCGGCGAAATAAGGCTGGTTTCTTAA
- a CDS encoding SLAC1 anion channel family protein: MHNVKQNDSQSKIKSLPIMLFAGTMGLGGLCAAYKKLSEIFDLPSEIFSALRALDCTVFCLLSAFYLFKLLKFKEEVKAEFSHPIKINFFGGFIISLFLLALAYKDAPLLYYSLFYAALGLQTIFTLYVISFWIDEKFDIATLNPAWFIPVVGNLLIPIIAEKSQAIWYYFSLGLFFWIILFAVIFYRLVFCDKLADKFVPTLVITLAPPAMAFLGYVKLTEQFDAFAAILLNINVFFAALILFSYKRFIKLKFALSWWAFTFPTAASSIAFLKAYEITQSDFYLVLGVGAFAVLVASILIVGFLTVKSIINGEIFSEK; encoded by the coding sequence ATGCACAACGTTAAGCAAAACGACTCGCAAAGCAAAATAAAATCGCTTCCGATTATGCTTTTTGCCGGTACTATGGGGCTTGGAGGGCTTTGCGCGGCCTATAAGAAACTAAGCGAAATATTTGATTTACCTAGCGAGATATTCTCGGCGCTTAGAGCGTTAGACTGCACGGTATTTTGCCTGCTTTCGGCGTTTTACCTCTTTAAGCTTTTAAAATTTAAAGAAGAAGTAAAGGCCGAATTTTCGCACCCTATAAAGATAAATTTTTTCGGCGGGTTTATCATCTCGCTTTTTCTTTTAGCTCTAGCCTACAAAGACGCGCCGCTACTATACTACTCGCTTTTTTACGCGGCTTTAGGCTTGCAAACGATTTTTACGCTTTACGTAATTTCTTTTTGGATTGACGAAAAATTCGATATCGCGACGCTAAACCCGGCATGGTTTATCCCCGTAGTGGGCAACTTGCTAATCCCGATCATAGCCGAAAAATCTCAAGCGATCTGGTATTATTTTAGTTTGGGGTTATTTTTCTGGATTATTTTATTCGCCGTTATATTTTATAGGTTAGTTTTTTGCGATAAGTTAGCCGACAAATTCGTCCCGACGCTAGTCATTACGCTAGCGCCGCCGGCTATGGCGTTTTTGGGATACGTAAAATTAACCGAGCAATTCGACGCTTTTGCGGCGATACTACTTAATATAAACGTATTTTTCGCGGCGCTTATACTTTTTTCGTATAAAAGATTTATTAAACTCAAATTCGCCCTATCGTGGTGGGCTTTTACCTTCCCGACGGCCGCTAGCTCCATAGCGTTTTTAAAAGCTTACGAAATTACGCAAAGCGATTTTTACTTAGTTTTAGGAGTCGGCGCTTTTGCGGTTCTAGTCGCTTCGATTTTGATAGTCGGATTTTTAACGGTTAAATCTATAATAAACGGCGAAATTTTTTCGGAAAAATAA
- a CDS encoding DUF4299 family protein yields the protein MSVTFKVKNKKKLFGGYEKALSEREISEFIEGFCFFNGQNDEPSELSLNENVMIAGVWQKSARGFELSYEDGKYIVRVCTPSGVGDWQTAILFLSKISAKTGSKIERDNEEIYDSEQILKFDYEADIMWGLEALKEAKEKNQMLYISGLERDVAFDAVMIDEIFASSSPAAKFDEMMRQVQYLDAYSARENLYEDKDGNEIFGAYTLSENLPTILPCAPSPSWQAQEVLGERKVSRWILTLVVGVDDRDAHVLGECEYNAFMKNLPKEKYRFIDAANVLVEPLSEEEMREIFKKANEA from the coding sequence ATGAGCGTAACATTTAAGGTAAAAAATAAAAAGAAGCTTTTCGGCGGATATGAAAAGGCGTTAAGCGAGCGTGAAATTTCAGAGTTTATAGAGGGATTTTGCTTTTTTAATGGTCAAAACGACGAGCCGAGCGAGCTTTCGCTAAACGAAAACGTGATGATCGCAGGCGTATGGCAAAAGAGCGCTCGCGGCTTTGAACTAAGCTACGAAGACGGCAAATATATCGTGCGAGTCTGCACTCCAAGCGGCGTTGGCGACTGGCAGACGGCGATTTTGTTTCTTTCTAAAATTTCAGCCAAAACCGGCTCGAAAATAGAGCGCGACAATGAAGAAATTTACGATAGCGAGCAAATTTTAAAATTTGATTATGAAGCCGACATAATGTGGGGACTCGAAGCTCTAAAGGAGGCAAAAGAGAAAAATCAAATGCTTTATATCTCTGGCCTGGAGCGCGACGTGGCGTTTGATGCGGTTATGATAGATGAAATTTTTGCAAGCTCTAGCCCTGCGGCTAAATTCGATGAGATGATGAGGCAGGTGCAGTATCTTGACGCTTATAGCGCAAGAGAGAATTTATACGAAGATAAAGACGGCAACGAAATTTTTGGCGCGTATACGCTTAGCGAAAATTTACCGACTATCTTGCCTTGCGCTCCCTCTCCGTCATGGCAGGCGCAAGAAGTTCTAGGAGAGCGCAAGGTCTCGCGCTGGATACTTACGCTAGTAGTCGGCGTAGACGATAGGGACGCGCACGTGCTTGGCGAATGCGAATACAACGCTTTTATGAAAAATTTACCAAAAGAAAAATATCGATTCATTGATGCGGCAAATGTGCTAGTTGAGCCACTGAGTGAAGAAGAGATGAGAGAAATTTTTAAAAAGGCAAATGAAGCTTAG
- a CDS encoding DsrE/DsrF/TusD sulfur relay family protein: MKKFLFILTNQPYNGTDNAYNALRLAKTLKEKGEEVRIFLINDAVDLARNSTKKPENYDVDLVAMLKELYASGAMLKVCGSCQTRCGLHAGEPYFEAEVKGSMDILSEWVRQCDQVMTF, translated from the coding sequence ATGAAAAAATTTCTATTTATACTTACAAATCAACCATACAACGGTACCGATAATGCTTACAACGCATTAAGGCTAGCTAAAACGCTAAAAGAAAAAGGCGAAGAGGTTAGAATTTTTCTAATTAACGACGCGGTCGATCTTGCGCGAAATAGCACCAAAAAGCCGGAAAACTACGACGTAGATCTAGTGGCGATGTTAAAAGAGCTTTACGCTAGCGGCGCTATGTTAAAGGTTTGCGGTAGCTGCCAAACGAGGTGCGGTTTGCATGCGGGAGAGCCTTATTTCGAGGCTGAGGTGAAAGGCAGCATGGATATCTTGTCCGAGTGGGTTAGGCAGTGCGATCAAGTAATGACGTTTTAG
- a CDS encoding LysE family translocator has product MDFLLFFATLAPISLMPGINMTYAMSIGMSFGYKHSLIMMTGQLLSLAFVAFCCMLGVGAVLHHFEYAFKALNIIAGLYMLYLGAMLLFGKGELSVTNVSNLPSKKQMFINGLIVCVTNPKAWIFFSALLPTFLDKEDPFSLTRMCVIAATLVFIEFCSLNIYALGGAMLKKFLQTHLRLLEICTAIIVCTIGVLLLFR; this is encoded by the coding sequence ATGGACTTCTTACTCTTTTTCGCCACGCTTGCTCCTATCTCGCTAATGCCGGGCATCAACATGACCTATGCGATGAGTATCGGTATGAGCTTTGGTTATAAGCACTCGCTTATTATGATGACCGGACAGCTTCTTTCGCTTGCTTTCGTGGCATTTTGCTGTATGCTTGGCGTGGGCGCGGTGCTTCATCATTTTGAGTACGCATTTAAGGCGCTAAACATCATCGCAGGGCTTTATATGCTCTATCTTGGCGCGATGCTTCTTTTTGGCAAGGGCGAGCTTAGTGTAACAAACGTCTCAAATTTACCAAGCAAAAAGCAGATGTTTATAAACGGCCTCATCGTTTGCGTCACAAATCCAAAGGCATGGATATTTTTCTCGGCTTTACTGCCTACATTTTTGGACAAAGAAGATCCCTTTAGCCTTACTCGTATGTGCGTGATCGCGGCAACGCTCGTTTTCATCGAGTTTTGTTCGCTAAATATCTATGCGCTTGGCGGAGCTATGCTAAAGAAATTTCTACAAACGCACCTAAGGCTACTTGAAATTTGCACCGCCATTATCGTCTGTACGATCGGCGTACTTTTACTTTTTAGATAA
- a CDS encoding type II asparaginase: MRLIFKAVLLMILGATLAVAKPTIYILATGGTIAGSGSGSLDSSYTSGTVTVDKLIAAVPDINKIATIKGEQISNIGSQDMNNEVWLKLANRINELLNSGKADGIVVTHGTDTMEETAYFLNLVVKSDKPVVLVGAMRNSGSLSADGPLNLFNAVNVAISKDSVGKGVVVTMNDEIHAGREVTKTNTTGVDTFKSPNSGKIGTVFYGNVKYYMNPIRKHTAKSAFDLEGVKELPRVDIIYSHANDNPDFVNIAVKNGAKGIVSAGLGNGNPYFSVLEALGEASKAGVVVVRDSRVGSGETTMDGEVDDSKYGFLTSDNLNAQKARVLLMLALTKTSDKAKIQEYFLTH; the protein is encoded by the coding sequence ATGCGTTTAATCTTTAAGGCGGTGTTACTCATGATTTTAGGTGCTACTTTAGCGGTTGCAAAGCCAACCATCTACATACTAGCTACTGGTGGAACGATAGCAGGAAGCGGCTCAGGATCGCTTGATTCGAGCTATACTTCTGGAACTGTTACGGTCGATAAACTAATCGCAGCCGTGCCAGACATCAACAAGATCGCTACCATAAAAGGCGAGCAAATTTCAAATATCGGCTCACAGGATATGAACAACGAAGTTTGGCTAAAGCTTGCAAATAGAATCAACGAGCTTCTAAATAGCGGCAAAGCTGATGGTATCGTCGTTACTCACGGAACGGATACTATGGAGGAGACGGCGTACTTTCTAAATTTGGTCGTTAAAAGCGACAAGCCAGTCGTGCTTGTAGGTGCGATGAGAAATAGCGGCTCACTAAGCGCAGACGGTCCACTAAATTTATTTAACGCTGTAAACGTAGCTATTAGTAAAGATAGCGTAGGCAAGGGTGTTGTGGTCACTATGAATGACGAAATTCACGCCGGTAGAGAGGTGACAAAGACCAACACAACAGGCGTTGATACATTTAAATCACCAAATAGCGGCAAAATCGGAACAGTCTTTTATGGTAACGTAAAATACTATATGAATCCGATCAGAAAACACACAGCAAAATCAGCATTTGACCTAGAAGGCGTAAAAGAGCTTCCAAGAGTCGATATCATCTACTCTCATGCAAATGACAATCCTGACTTTGTAAACATAGCTGTTAAAAACGGCGCAAAAGGTATCGTTAGCGCTGGTCTAGGCAACGGCAACCCTTACTTTAGCGTGCTAGAGGCTCTTGGTGAAGCTTCAAAAGCTGGCGTAGTGGTAGTTCGCGACTCACGTGTAGGAAGTGGCGAGACGACTATGGACGGCGAGGTGGACGACTCAAAATACGGCTTTTTAACAAGCGACAACCTAAACGCGCAAAAAGCCAGGGTGCTTTTGATGCTTGCACTTACAAAAACAAGCGACAAAGCTAAAATTCAAGAGTATTTCTTAACTCACTAA
- a CDS encoding branched-chain amino acid transporter permease — MISVSSSEMVIFVAVLLSALATFITRATPFYALRNYKSNPYLDAIEKHMSMMIMVVLVCYGLKDTKFSEFPYGLSEIVAVFTAILMHLKFKNTLLSVVISTGIYMFLIRIF, encoded by the coding sequence TTGATAAGTGTAAGCTCAAGCGAGATGGTGATTTTTGTGGCTGTGCTTTTAAGCGCCTTGGCTACTTTCATCACAAGGGCGACACCGTTTTATGCATTAAGAAACTATAAGTCAAACCCTTATTTAGACGCCATTGAGAAGCATATGAGTATGATGATAATGGTCGTTTTGGTCTGCTACGGCTTAAAAGATACGAAATTTAGCGAATTTCCTTACGGTTTAAGCGAGATAGTAGCGGTTTTTACGGCTATTTTGATGCATTTAAAATTTAAAAATACCCTTCTTAGCGTAGTTATTTCAACCGGAATTTATATGTTTTTGATAAGAATTTTTTAA
- a CDS encoding AzlC family ABC transporter permease: MTFNYVFKLSIPIFMGYFPLGVAFGILAKGMGVSAFIAVALSTLAYGGAAQFMMLSLFSVGTSYVEVFIVSYLVNLRHTFYGISLLKEYSGIKFRLLNIALLTDETFAIFKNLKLKEASDRSFVFTWLNILSWSYWAAGTLLGAILGDFIKADTKGLEFSLTALFIVIVIEMFKNDKNYRVLFVATFFGVLGVSLFPAKFVLVGSMALCFVFLLLFKDKI, translated from the coding sequence TTGACATTTAACTACGTTTTTAAACTATCTATTCCTATCTTTATGGGCTATTTCCCACTTGGCGTCGCATTTGGGATACTGGCTAAAGGTATGGGCGTTAGCGCATTTATCGCTGTGGCACTTAGCACATTAGCTTATGGCGGCGCAGCGCAGTTTATGATGCTCTCGCTATTTAGCGTTGGCACGAGCTACGTTGAGGTCTTTATCGTGAGCTATCTAGTAAATTTGCGCCACACTTTTTATGGAATTTCACTTTTAAAAGAGTATAGTGGGATCAAATTTAGGCTTTTAAACATCGCTTTGCTAACAGATGAGACCTTTGCCATATTTAAAAATTTAAAGCTAAAAGAGGCGAGTGATCGAAGCTTTGTCTTTACTTGGCTAAATATCCTTTCTTGGTCTTACTGGGCGGCTGGGACGCTGCTTGGAGCGATACTTGGTGATTTTATCAAGGCTGATACAAAAGGGCTTGAGTTTAGCTTGACAGCACTTTTTATAGTTATTGTGATTGAAATGTTTAAAAATGATAAAAACTACCGCGTGCTCTTTGTGGCGACATTTTTTGGCGTGCTTGGAGTGAGCCTATTTCCGGCTAAATTTGTGCTTGTTGGCTCAATGGCACTTTGTTTTGTATTTTTGCTTTTGTTTAAGGATAAAATTTGA
- a CDS encoding tetratricopeptide repeat protein, translating to MKKVILILFCVLFSWGKNFDATKLESECALNNVESCTDLIYIYLDKNERDKMSAMANKACELGNPHSCLFLGNIYLQKDALAQEKEEGLKLYNKACELKNAFACYTLALIYETGDAGIPKDKNRAKNYYKKACELDLNEACSSLKILIN from the coding sequence ATGAAAAAAGTAATTTTAATTTTATTTTGTGTTCTATTTTCTTGGGGTAAAAATTTTGATGCCACTAAGCTTGAAAGTGAATGCGCTTTAAATAACGTAGAAAGCTGCACCGATCTTATATATATCTACCTTGACAAAAATGAGCGCGATAAAATGTCAGCTATGGCAAACAAGGCCTGTGAGCTAGGCAATCCACATAGCTGTCTATTTTTAGGAAATATATATCTACAAAAAGATGCTCTAGCGCAGGAAAAAGAAGAAGGGCTTAAGCTTTATAATAAAGCTTGCGAACTAAAAAATGCATTTGCTTGCTACACTCTTGCACTTATCTACGAAACCGGAGATGCTGGTATACCAAAAGATAAAAATAGAGCAAAAAACTACTATAAAAAAGCCTGCGAGCTTGATTTGAATGAAGCTTGCAGTAGCTTAAAAATTTTAATTAATTAA
- the flgG gene encoding flagellar basal-body rod protein FlgG encodes MMRSLYTAATGMIAQQTQIDVTSHNIANVNTYGYKKNRAEFADLMYQVMEYAGTATSQTTTSPTGIEVGLGVRPTAINKIFSQGYFKETSNNLDMVIAGNGFFQIQLPDGTTAYTRNGAFKLDANGTIVNSDGYQLIPQITVPANATQISIGTDGTVSVLQAGEREMAQIGQIELANFINPAGLHSMGDNNYLETSASGNVVVGVAGLDGLGTIRQGFVEMSNVQLVEEMTDLITGQRAYEANSKAITTSDSMLEIVNGLKR; translated from the coding sequence ATGATGAGATCACTTTACACTGCAGCCACTGGTATGATAGCCCAGCAGACGCAGATAGACGTAACCTCACACAACATCGCAAACGTAAATACTTATGGATACAAGAAAAATAGAGCTGAATTTGCCGATCTTATGTATCAAGTAATGGAGTACGCAGGTACGGCTACAAGCCAGACTACCACAAGCCCAACTGGTATCGAAGTGGGTCTTGGCGTGCGCCCAACGGCGATAAATAAAATTTTCTCTCAGGGCTATTTTAAAGAGACCAGCAACAACCTAGATATGGTAATAGCTGGCAACGGATTTTTTCAGATTCAGCTGCCTGATGGCACTACGGCTTATACTAGAAATGGTGCATTTAAGCTTGATGCAAACGGCACTATCGTAAATAGCGATGGCTATCAGCTAATCCCTCAGATCACCGTGCCTGCAAATGCGACGCAAATTTCTATCGGCACAGATGGCACCGTATCAGTACTCCAAGCAGGTGAGAGAGAGATGGCTCAGATAGGTCAGATTGAGCTAGCAAATTTCATAAACCCAGCTGGCCTTCACTCAATGGGTGATAACAACTACCTGGAAACAAGCGCTAGCGGTAACGTGGTGGTAGGTGTTGCAGGACTTGATGGACTTGGTACGATAAGACAAGGGTTTGTTGAGATGAGTAACGTTCAGCTAGTTGAAGAGATGACCGATCTTATAACTGGTCAGCGCGCATACGAGGCAAACTCAAAGGCTATAACTACGAGTGATTCGATGCTTGAAATAGTAAATGGGCTTAAAAGGTAG
- a CDS encoding flagellar hook-basal body protein has protein sequence MQNGYYQATAGMVTQFNRLNVISNNLANVNTIGYKRNDVVIGDFARIFKETQDELPLKNHTKDGAKFLNRTLDRVPQVSEEYTDFSAGGFKYSSNTLDFAIKRDDAFFLVDTPNGVKLSKNGSFSLDGDGYIVTKEGYKVLPSGYEAQNPGQRGIQVPQGEVLTADKNGNLYSNNNQFSKFFIAQPREIRDLKKVGDNLFESRNFDDITELEEADSVMQGYAQMSNVNPVLEMVGLIETQRLVDMYQKVMTSHMNDLNQDAVQKLALKA, from the coding sequence ATGCAAAATGGTTATTATCAAGCTACTGCTGGCATGGTAACGCAGTTTAACAGATTAAATGTGATCTCAAATAACCTTGCAAATGTAAATACGATCGGCTATAAGCGAAATGATGTAGTTATCGGTGACTTTGCGAGAATTTTTAAAGAGACGCAAGATGAGCTTCCTCTTAAAAATCACACAAAAGATGGAGCTAAATTTTTAAATAGAACGCTTGACCGCGTACCACAAGTGAGCGAAGAGTACACCGACTTTAGCGCTGGAGGCTTTAAATACAGCTCAAACACGCTTGACTTTGCGATAAAAAGAGATGACGCGTTTTTCTTAGTTGATACCCCAAATGGTGTAAAGCTTAGCAAAAACGGCTCTTTTAGCCTTGATGGCGACGGCTATATCGTCACAAAAGAGGGCTATAAAGTTTTGCCAAGCGGCTACGAGGCACAAAATCCTGGCCAAAGAGGTATCCAAGTGCCACAAGGTGAGGTGCTAACTGCCGATAAAAATGGAAATTTATACTCAAATAACAATCAATTTTCTAAATTTTTTATAGCTCAGCCAAGAGAGATAAGAGATCTTAAAAAGGTTGGAGATAATCTCTTTGAGAGTAGAAATTTTGACGACATCACAGAGCTTGAAGAAGCTGATAGCGTGATGCAAGGTTATGCTCAGATGTCAAATGTAAATCCAGTTTTAGAAATGGTTGGTCTAATAGAAACCCAGCGCTTAGTTGATATGTATCAAAAGGTTATGACAAGCCACATGAATGATCTTAACCAAGATGCTGTTCAAAAACTAGCCCTAAAAGCTTAA